In Chanodichthys erythropterus isolate Z2021 chromosome 20, ASM2448905v1, whole genome shotgun sequence, the genomic stretch GAATGATCTGAAACTGCTGTGTTTATCACTCCAGATATACCATACTTGGAGGGTTGATTAGTGAATATAAGATCCAGAATAGAATTTCGTTTTTTACCAAATCTGGTGGGATCCTTGATTAATTGATGGAGACCATATTTTATCACAGTTGCTTTCAAAAGTTTAGATGAATTATCGATCCAATTCAAATTAATGTCACCAAGAATAACAAGCTCCTTAGTTTTAACAGATTTTATTAAGTCAGAGAGCTGCATTAGATATGCAGTTGAACTGACATTTGGAGGCTTGTATGTGACAATAATAGTAACTGAGAATTGATTTGTAAAGTGAACAACTAGTTGAAGTGACTGAATCTGTTGAAAATTTTACTATAGAATGTGCACACTTTATTTACATAGAGAGCGACACCACCGCCAATTTTATCAGTCCTTTCTCTGCGATATAGTGAATAGTTTTCAATTGCAAGAAAGGAATCTGGTATAACAGGGGTCAACCATGATTCAGATATTGCCATGACATGAGCCTTAGTTTGGGCAAGCATGATTTTAAATTCATCCAGTTTGGGAAAAAGGCTTCTCATGTTTAGATGACAAATTTTGAAACCTCTAATTCTACCAAGCTGGCGTAAAGTAACTGGATTTTTCCTTGGACACGATGGTCTTTTTTGTGCTTTAACAGGTTTAGAATTAGAGCCTAGAATAACAGGAGGAGATTTAAATAGCAACTGAGGTATAATCGGTGTGCCTCTAGCCTGAACTATGCTGGAGTGATGAAAATGAAAGAAGAAGGACCGGATTTCTGTCAACCTCAAACTGCATGAGAGTCAGTGGAGTTGTTAAAACAGTCCCATCAGAGGCTTTTTTTCTGGTTATTGGGCCCCAATTAGTAGCTGCATTTGTCAAATGTCATTTGATGATGTGGCCTCCTTGCAGTTGGTGTTCAATCCCAGTTTCATtaacaaattgtacctttagatCCTTAAAGGGATATATTTATGTCTTATTTACCCTTAAAAGATGCATATTACTACCTTAGAGTTGTAATATGTAAAAACTACTATGGGGTACTACTATGAACTGTTTAGGAGTAAATAAGGTCCAAAGTTGTCCTTTTCAGGGTATTACTCCAGTGACAAGCTGTTGTACGCCTAAAAGTACAATTTTTGCCTCAGAATACTTACTTATCAATTGAATTTTAAACTGATATTTCTGTACATGAAAAGGATCTTCAACAATTTGATTGACATAAAATTTATGGATCCTGATTAGCTAGTGTTGCTCCCATTTTCCTTAATAGAGTAATTGAGGCAAAGTGAACGCACACCTATAGAGGTGCAAGTTGAGGATAAAAACTACGATTGAGGGGGAAAAACTGCACACTCACTTAAACATAGTTTAAGGTATCTTGTCACAGGCTACTAGCCAAAATATTGgtaaataaatagcctatgcTTACGTGTGCAGGTGTTCTCCTTCAATGAATTTTCCTTAATGAAATGCATTGAAATGTCTCCGGCTCTCAGAAGCTCCTGGCATCGATGGACTGCCGTCAGCTCACTCAGGTTCACGGATTCACCGATTGTGGTCAAACCaaagtgaaaaactctttcattGTGACGCTTTCTAATGCTCTCACTTCTCTTGAAGAATATTTACTATATCGAATGGTCATTTACACTTAATAATAATTCAGTACTGTCATATGAAACTGATTCAAGTCAACAATAAAGATACTGTCTGTTGTTTACTGTATGTGAGCAGATATCCATCATTCTtcaatgtgtttttgcataatAATCAGCAAGCTGTTTAATTTAGTTTACAAGCAGTATCAGTTATAGAATTGAACACTTGTCTTTATTCAGATGCTGCagttattacaatataaaccaaaAACCACAATATTTCACAAGTAATACAACAGCTGGAGAGGAGAGAAAATGGCTTCAGAGATTTCCTTACCAAATAACATGTAGAAACACATCAGAAAGTTTGGAAATAGCATATTATGTAGAATTTCacaatataatattaaaggtggaCTAAATATTACTGAGTCCACTAGAGAATGAGGTGTGTAGTGTCATTGTTAGTGCACTTGCCTCAGATGCCAGCAGCAATCAGGCTGGGGTTCAAGATCGACTCGGAGCAGAGTGGTTAGGATGGAGTGTGTGTTTTGGAGgcagagcaatgaagagaggggtgggtttgtttgggttgatttcaaatatcaacagtgttcaacATCGAATTTAAGAAATCGtgtactgcacctttaaatcataTTATGTAAAATTTCATAGTAAATTTGAAAGCAAAGTATTAATGAAAGACAAACTAAATATATATGTGCAACAGTACTCCTTTTTTCTCCTTTATGTGCAACAAATTGGCCATTTACATGTACATAACTcacaaatatttcattataGTTGATGTTTTGATGATTCAGTTATTTTTTGCACTTGTATCACATGTAAAAAAATTTCTTTATAATTGTAAGTAAAATCTACTTGATTGTTGATTGTGCAAATTCTTATTTggtttttatttacatattctaAAAACATCACATCCATATTTAATCTTTTCAGATTTGatgtattttgtttgtttcagctGACAGGTGTGATGATCAGTGGCTTTGAGTTTTTACCTTTATCATTAAGGTATGGGTTAAAATATGGATAGAGTTTCTCAATAAAAGTCTGACCAGTGAAAGAGTAGATATGAGATCTGGAGTCCACGTCATAAAAAGAGACCAGACCCTCCTCATAATCCACAAACACTCCCACCTTCTCAGGTTTCACTTTCAGAGATAAAGAGACAGATGGACTTTCACAAGCTTCATATCGATTCTCATTCCTCAGAATCACAGTCCAGTATCCATCCTCAGGACTCAGTATGATCTTCCCCTTCCTGTTAATGGATTCTCTGGCCACTCCTAAATCCCACTGAGTCTTTCCCTTCACCTGCACCTCATAGTAAAATCTCCCTGAACTGAATCCCTCCTTTGCCAGAACAATTACACAAGTATCAAATCTCTTTGGGTTTTCTAGGACATTCCGCTCAATGTGTCCACGACTGACTTGTTTTCCATCATCAGACAGGATTAAATATGGATTCGCTGTATCAGGATCCAGAGTCACATCCACTGAGAGAGATCAGACATTATCAATCAACTTCAgaacaaacattttcataaGTACAGTAAATACAGATTATAACAAAGTATTGTGAGTGTAttgaagaaaatggtgtcagtcTCACTCTACCTGCAAACTTCTGTACAAACTTCAACCCTGTGAACACAGATGACAATATAAtgatgaattatttaatttcaggGAGTTTCTCTCCACTGACAGCATCAGTAAAACACAATGCAGAATGTGTTTAACACATAAAATCACttacaatttaaatgtatggGATGATCCTACCAGAggatttaaaagcagaaatgtcaaggttttatttttattaaagatgttataataattattcactgaataaaaaaaaaaaaaaaaagaatgtttgCTGTAAAATGTCTAAATTGTCCTTGTGAGGAGGGAAAACTTTTTAGACAGTTTATTTAGTAGTCAGATTCTGGGtgtatgtcacatgatcctgtGATAGAGTTTGTACAGGGATAGTTATGTCATGTGACTTACATGTCACTAAAGTTACCATAATACTTCTATAACTGGTTATGACGTGAGTTGAAGATAAAACTTTAAGTGATTTTATAataatgtagtttttttttttttttttttttgaaaaatgtattttctcaGTTACTGACAACTTTGATATTCACATACCAGTTTGACTGATTTTTTCATTTAGTGTCTCATGAGTTTTCCTCAGTTCAGTCAGAGCTCTTTTCAGCACATACACATCAGAGTCACTACTGATCTCAGTCCAGTTCTTGGTGTGTGAAAGGCTGTTCAGGGATGAGCACATCTACAGCCGGAGAGAGAGAAGACAAttgcacacatatatatatatatatatatatatacattataccaatgtaatatatttttgttcaataatatttttttttttattttgagggtattttatgatactatgcaatatttatcCATTTTTATTAGCTATTGTCCCCATTAAAATAATACACTGtttttctaatatatttttcaataatttttcaattaaagcagATTCAATGTTAAAATAGAGATGAGGCttttaaaatccattttttgaagGTATATTAGTACAATCTGGTGggggtaaaaaaagaaaaacttttgtAATGCCATGGTGTAACCACTAGTGGCTTATAAATTATCTAGtgtttttagaaataaatacttatttttattaagttttggaTTTGAATTTATACTTGGACATACTCaagactactttttgtcaattttttttcttaatgttGATTTCaagtgtcagtttttgcattacatttactacagtcaaacctgaacactGAGAAGGACATTTTGTTACACAtaacatcaaaattcaataaaaatgtaacaaaaataaacagGTATGCTTTATCAAAGCTTAATGAATCTGGGTCTGATCTGATTTCAACCTCTTATTTGAGTCTTTTGGCTCAATTTTACCATATTGATACAGCCACACcggttcatttgtgtgtgtaataacccaatgaaattttatttcacacatttgcaAAAACTTGCTCTGTGTTATAGTTATGCTAGTTCAtatgatgtgttttttttttgcacattttagAGTGTCACCCCTTCATTGCTGCACAGTGGCTGATTTGTAGTTTTTACCACCAAAAGTTTTATGTTTTCAACATATTAGGTATATGAATCAATGCATATTTagacataaaatattatttgcaaacaGTTACACttgattttacaaaaaaaaaaaaaaaaaaacttttactgttattttttctttccactaaATCCATTTAAAtccttcatttatttattttagcctCCACCTGAACTGCTGAGACAATCTCTTTGAAGACCATCTGCTCAAGAAGCAGCTGAAGACACACCAAACCACAAACACCAAACCTCCCTATGCTCCTAAACCAATGCACTGACACACACTCATTCAGACTCACAGTATATTGTTTAGGAAAGATGATTAACACTGCTACCAACAGGACACCCAGACCAATAATCATCCAGTTTGAAATGTGGACGGTTCGAGATGATGTAAGGAAACTGTCATTGGAGGTGGTAGGCTGCAAAAAGAGGAAGATTCAGTTCAAGTAACACTTCTCTAAGAAAGATCGCAAAGCTTGTATCAAGTTGTGGCCCAAAGTGCAAGAAGCCAGAAGACTATTCACTCAGTGATGGACTCAGACACTTTGTTAAAGAATACTAGGTTCAGGTATGTATATCAGACGGAAATAATCTGATAAAGCTGTTTAATAAAAGGAAATAAAAGAATTTCTCTCTTCATCTTTTGGCCTCAAGTCACTTGAAATGTgggatttttaaatgttatgatGTTTAACTGTGACAACTGGATCAAAATTTGAACAAGAGGCAACaatttatttagaaaattaaattattattcattttaattttattttttcgaCTCACATTTCTCGGCTTTACTGAGTGTTTGATCTCTTGAATCTTCTTTATTCTCTTCTGGATCATCTGCTGCTCGCCTGTCTGTGTCTGAACCAGATGATGAAACATAcagagaaaaacacacacatttccatcttctgagaaaaaaaaaaaaaaaaatgaaacacttcagtaatgggaacgtctcggttacaaaggtaaccctcgttccctgaaggagggaacggagacgtacgtcggacagaccgacgaataggaatctcgccagagaagccaatctacttcgagtgtaactaaacgagccaatgcacattggcatgcaatcatctgcatcagctgctcacctcgcagcgcgggtatataatgagcagcaggtgcgttgcatcttcaggttttcgctgaggagccgaaccaagcaggcggcagcacagcaggacaacaactgtggcgacgggacgtacgtctccgttccctccttcagggaacgagggttacctttgtaaccgagacgttcccattcagtcggtcacgttcgacgtacgtcggacagaccgacgaataggaatccctaccaaagcgccacaggagctgccctcctccagcgctctgttgtaagccacctgaacccccttgcctgcggacggtgggacagggctaacacacagagagggtcgatcactgttgttccaaaacccattcagtgagactattggataacgctgggaaagcgtaaccttcgtttgaaggaacgctgcggaagccacatccttccccgaaggagttatgtggagaagtacatatggactaaccctgtagggctgtgctacatatggaagaactggggtgactccaactcgatagagatgggttctcccagagggaaagacacgggcttcgtttaagagcagccgtggaaaagccatatgggatccccgtagggtcacacatatggaacccagcctaaatccggttctcaaggatacaacggagtataggcctggcgccagacgctccgccacgtcggctgccgaagggtaaccggaggactcaacagggtctgcccgtagggactctctggagaatagaacgcgcatgtagcgcagcaagccgacactaagccggggcctctccgtgcctctgacctgaggcgagaacacgggaggagaccggctcgacacgaaggctatagtatctagcgaacgtgttaggtgtcgcccagcccgcagctctacaaatgtctgttagcgaggcgccacgagccagcgcccaggaggatgccacacctctcgtggagtgagcatgcaacctgagcgggcagggcacgccctgagcttggtaagccagggcgatggcatccactatccagtgggccatcctctgcttggagacagcctttcccttctgctggcctccgtaacagacaaagagctggtctgaggtcctgaagcttcgagttctgtctatgtacagtcgcaaggcgcgaactggacagagcaaagccagggctgggtctgcctcctccgagggcagcgcttgcaggctcactacctggtccctgaagggagtggtaggaaccttgggcacatagccaggccggggtcttagtaccacatggctatcacccggcccgaactgtaggcacgattcgtcgaccgaaaatgactgcaggtcccctaccctcttgacggaggccaatgccaccagcagcaaagtcttcatagacagaatctttaagtctgctgacagcaaaggctcaaagggagcaatctgaagtgctctgagcaccagagtaaggtcccaagagggtatggaggggggacgaggaggatttaaccgtctcgcccccctaaggaacctgacgaccaggtcgtgctgaccaacagatttgccatctatgtggtcgtggtaagcggagatagcagcagaatggactttgagggtggagggggacagcctacgctccaacccctgctgcaagaaggaaagcacgacaccgatcgagcatcttcgggggtcttcccggcgagaagagcaccactcgacgaacaggttccacttcgaggcgtaagcacgtctcgtagacagtgcgcgagccgaagtgatggtgttaagtacctcggggggtaagtcacctagaacctccgcgtcccgtccagggaccagacatggagtttccagaggtctggacgcgggtgccaaagagtgccccgtctctgagaaagaaggtcgttcctcagaggaatgggccagggaggggctgtcgcgaggagtgagagttctgggaaccaggtccggttgggccagtaaggcgcaatcagcaagacctgctcctcgtcctccctgactttgcacagagtctgtgcaagtaggctcactgggggaaacgcatatttgcgcaggccccggggccagctgtgtgccagtgcgtctgtcccgagtgttcccccggtcagagagtaaaacaactggcagtgggaggtttctggtgaggcaaacaggtctacctgagcctctccgaactctctccagatcagctgaaccacctgggggtggagtcgccattctcctggcagcgcagctcgtgatagctcgtcggccacacggttgagcacaccggggacatgagtggcgcgaagcgacctcagaaacttccgactccacaggaggagatggcgggcgagttgcgacatgcgacgggagcgtagaccaccttgatggttgatgtacgcaacggtcgcagtgttgtccgtacggaccagtacatgcttgccccgtagcaggcctttgaggcggctcagagcaaggcgtactgccagcaactcgaggcagttgatgtgccaatgcagatggggtcccgtccaaacccctgacactgcatgcccgttgtacgtggcaccccagccggtggcagaagcatctgtgaacaccacagcatgccgggacacctgttctaagggcactcctgcccgaagaaacaaggggtccgaccacggactgaaggttcggcggcactcctgagtgattgacacccggaacgtgccacgctgccacgcccatctcgggactcggccgtgaagccagtgctgaagcggtctcatatgaagcagaccgagcggtgttacagccgcagcagccgccatatgccccaggagcctctgaaagaatttcagtgggaccgctgtcctgccgttgaacgtattcaggcagttcaacactgaccgagcacgttcctctgtgaggcgtgctatctgctcgaccgaatccaactccataccgagaaaagagatcctctgcaccggggcgagtttgctcttttcccagttgacctgaagccccaactggctgaggtgtctgagcaccaaatccctgtgttcgcacaactgatcccgggactgtgctaaaatgagccagtcgtcgagatagttgagaatgcgaacaccctgttctctcatgggaacaagggctccctccacgaccttcgtgaagacgcggggagacagggccagcccgaagggtaggactctgtactgatatgcccgaccttcgaacgcgaaccgCAGGaaaggcctgtgtcgcggaaggatcgagacatgaaagtacgcgtccttcaggtcgatcgctgcaaaccaatcccggggacggacgcattcgaaaatgcgtttctgcgtgagcatcttgaacggtagcttgtgaaggctccgattcaagacgcgcagatccaggatcggtcgtaacccgccgcttttcttgggtacaatgaagtagggactgtagaaccctgacctcatatcggctggagggaccggctgtatcgcatccttcgccagtaggactgcgatctccgcacgcaagacaggggcatcgacatctttcactacagtgaagtggacacccctgaacctggggggacgccgggcgaactgaatcgcatagccgagcctgatggtccgaatgagccagcgggacggacTGGTGAGCGCTAACCAGGCCCCCAGAGACCGTACCAGCGGGACCAGAGGAACCACAGGCGCACCCgcagcggggcagcgaggtggaacgcagggacgcggcccgggggGCTCTCTCTGCGAGGCGGCCCGacgcggcgtcacagtgtgctgtgcaacacttacctgcttccacgggtggacagagggagcagtcgaggctttgactgcctgctgctcgctgctgtccgctggcgagagaagagggggatgagagtggtgaggttcttgccctcccactgctctccgagccctcttcggacccggagatagaggaaactgctcttttattgagaatttgggtaccgctggctgttgggccagcggcggaacaaaaacaaaaggaaacaaaagattttccacccggccctcctccgggggaaggagcggtgcggtcaccacctcctgtAGAGCAGTCctctccatctccgggtcgcccgtcctagggccgcttggacttggccttgccacccttcttcttggggggtggcgggacgggctgggcgccccgaccgcgaccggctccacggcgccgcttagccggaggctgctgctgctggggcgcgggagcgggggcggccgcaggggggcgccctcggcgacgagcagtCTGAGGTGCTGCGGGCGGTGGTggagcagcagctgaccgcctcggcaggatatgactgatggcctcagactgcttttgtacagtcgagaactgttgggcaaagttctcgaccgcgtcgccgaagaggccggtctgggacacgggggaattaagaaacctgaccttgtcggtatccctcatgtccgcgagacacagccagagatggcgctcctggaccacaagtgtggacatcgcacgacccactgaccgcgccgtaaccttcgtcgcacgaagcgcgaggtccgtcgcggcacgaagttcctgaagaacttgtgggtcatgaccaccctcgtgcagatccctcagtgccttggcctgatggacctgcaacaacgccatagcgtgtagggcagaggcagcttccccacaggcctggtaagccttgccggtaagatccgacgagtgcttacaggcccgggaagggagagacggctcacCACGAAATTttgagttagggcacagttgcatagcaacggcccgttccacagggggtatgcgcgtataacccttcgctgccccgccgtcaagggtggtgagggaggaggacccaccgacacggtttcgggcagtaaaaggtgccgtccacgtgccagtgagctcttcatgcacctccgggaagaaaggcactggggtggggggctgagaaccagcccttgccaccccgagataccaatcgtccaacctcgagggctcgggacacggtggaggattccacacgagcccgaccctgttggcggcccgggaaagcatagccatcatttccgggtctgaatcgggcacagttgtcactcccgagggaggcag encodes the following:
- the LOC137009284 gene encoding zinc-binding protein A33-like; protein product: MASSSGPALNEELQCSICLEVFTDPVTTPCGHNFCRTCLSKCWTNTQTCFCPFCKEKFSKSPDLKINTTLREVVQHFKEKLDLGESEVFCDFCDERKQKAVKSCLTCQSSYCDDHLELHLRVPRLKKHTLIDAVENLEDYICQKHERPLEMFCRDDQTCVCLFCTEGEHRTHNTVPIEEESREEKTQTGEQQMIQKRIKKIQEIKHSVKPRNPTTSNDSFLTSSRTVHISNWMIIGLGVLLVAVLIIFPKQYTMCSSLNSLSHTKNWTEISSDSDVYVLKRALTELRKTHETLNEKISQTGLKFVQKFAVDVTLDPDTANPYLILSDDGKQVSRGHIERNVLENPKRFDTCVIVLAKEGFSSGRFYYEVQVKGKTQWDLGVARESINRKGKIILSPEDGYWTVILRNENRYEACESPSVSLSLKVKPEKVGVFVDYEEGLVSFYDVDSRSHIYSFTGQTFIEKLYPYFNPYLNDKGKNSKPLIITPVS